The DNA sequence ATGTGTCTTCCCCTTCCTTCTCTATCTTAGGCACAATGAGACATATACGTGGAGTAACCCTAACTGCTGCGTGCACAACATCATTCTAGGCAAACTATGGATAGAGCAGTATGGCTCAGTAGAAATAGTCAACCACAGGTAAATGAATGTACTGCTCTGCAGTCATGAATAACCTGTTATGCCATGAGACATCTTTCTTTTGGTGTGCAACATGTAACATTTAGGTCACATACAGTTCACCATGATTTATGGAGAGGTGTTAAATGCTTACACTCTTGTCTACACAGCACTGGAGACAAGTGTGTGTTGAATTTCAAGCCTTGTGGGATGTTTGGCAAAGAGCTGCACAAAGTGGAGGGATACATCCAGGACAAGAGGTTAGCCTTTTTACTTTGTCACCCATGATATGATTTCTAATATATTGCGTAAAGTTTTCCAAGAAAGCTGGTTTTGATCTTCCTCGTGTTTGTCCTTGTGCAGTAAAAAGAAGCTTTGTGTCATCTATGGGAAGTGGACGGAGTGCATGTGGAGTATTGATCCTCAGTCCTACGAGGCTCACAAAAAGGCAGAGAAGAAAGGAGACAACAGGAAGCAAAAACGTGTAAATTGATTTATTGAGTCAGAATCACACGAGTCTCTTTTCTCTTGGGTCGATGCAGAATTCCTCATTGGCGTATTCTTGGTAGAACGTCTAATGTGATGATTAACCATGTGATTGCTCAATCCACGCTATTCCCATCCACCAGGACGAGCCAGTAGGATCGGAAAACGATGATGCTGATGACATGCCAGAGGTCCAAGAGACTGTGTTGGTCATACCAGGAAGCACTTTGCTCTGGAGGATAGATCCTAGACCAGCTCACTCAGCTCAGGTATTGAGAggaaggaaaataaaataattgtgtGCACAAAATCTCAGCAGATTCTTTGTACTTCTCTATGTTTAGATGTACAACTTCACCAACTTTGCATTGTCCCTCAACGAGCTGGAGCCAGGCATGGAGGCCATTTTGGCCCCAACAGACTGTCGCTTCAGACCTGACATTCGAGCCATGGAGAATGGCAAAATGGGTAATTGCATCGTCTACAACCAgctagtgttttttttgttgggcTCTGTTTGGCATTGTATTAGCAAAAATAAATGCCCCTGGCTTTGAGATCTCTGCTTTATCCcccctgtgtggaatttgcatgttctttGTCCATGAGTGCAAGTTTGTATGCTTGTTTGTCTGTAAGCAACATGCCATTGACGGGGGACCatttcgatggatggatggatggacggacggatgagaTTAAGATAATGAAGCGCTGTCGCCATCTGCTGTTTGCCTCCATAACTGCCTCATGTGAATGACACAAATGGCTCCACTCTGAGACTCTTGTGGTTTTACAGAAGAAGCAAGCCAGGAGAAGGAGAGACTAGAAGAGAAACAACGAGCAGCCAGAAAGCAGAGAGCCAAGAATGAGGAAGAGTGGTCTACAAGGTTTGTGGAGAGTTCATTTGCTTTTGGTTTCACACTATTGCTCTCTTTCACTGTGTAACACATTCGCAGTCTTGCTCTCACACACTAACTAGCAATGTGACAAGCAGTTTCCAAttttttgaattaaaaaaaaaaaaacaagcacttCAAATGCCTCTAAAATCCttcattcaggaaaaaaaaaacaaatttcagaAGTACTCAAACTGCCCACACTGCTATTCTCACCCGTAATATTACCTTTGCGCTTGTTAACTTGAGTTTTTAGGGCAAATGTTGGTGTTTGAAATATCACTGGAATTTGGACGTCTTTTACTAGCAATTGGTGAATATGTTTAACGGAAACGTGTGAGTTAATCTGAGGAGGGGGGGCATTTGACTCATTGGGCGGAGGTGCGCACCAATCAGCTGCTTTTTCTTccccaaaattattttttatgttagtgtttttcattctttttttttttttttttttgaaggtggTTCCAATTGGGTACCAACCCGAACACTGGCGCCCAGGACTGGAACTACTCGGGTGGTTACTTCAGTAGAAACTACCGAGACCTGCCTGATATCTACTGATGAGACTAGTAGCCTTCACCCTGTTCCCTTTCCACCTCTTCCACACGCCTTGTCATAAGCAGGAGGGACACGTTTAAAAACGTAACCCTTCATCATTGCACACATCCAGCGCAGATAGGAAAGACTTACACAGAAGCCTCTCTTGAACAGTTGACTCATCTTGACTTGCTCGCTTCTTCCCCATAAAGGATTGTACATCAACTTGAATTGCGATACCTGTAACTGTTTGCCATCGCTAATTGTTTCTTCCATATGTCACTATTTAATGGTCCATGACGGATTATGCGTCATATCAATGCAAAATTGTGTGTACATGGGCTTGAACAACAGAATGAGGAGTATCAAGTGTTGGTACGATATGGCTACCTTGCTGTCAAGAAAACACACACGTTTAAGATGTTGAAAAATTGCTAAATGATTCCATTccagtgtaaaaaaaacaaaaaactggaTTATTTTGGTGTAGACACTTAAAGATAAAAGAAAAAACTCAATTGGTAATGTGACACCTTGTTAATATCTTCTACATTTTGCAGCAGACCATCAGCACATTGAATCCTTATTTTACATTCCAAGTGAAAATgttgtaaaaatgtaaaaataataaaaaataaaaaaagctcaGCTCTTCTGCTGACTGTGGTCGTAATAGTAAAGAAATTTCAAACAGCTAAAGCAAGAACATCTCTGGACAATGGATGTTTTTGTGTGACTTTTACATACTGTAAAACGCAAACATGAATTTTGTTGAACGGTGGCCAAActccatgtctttttttttttttttcctctcctcttCCATAGCCTGCCTGTATTTATTTTAGAGCACTTAACCACATGCACTCGTTAGACTTATTTGTACATGTAGTTTGTGTCTGTTACATCTGCCTTTTTTTTGGGCAAAGCCTAATCTATGTGATGTGTAATCAAAACACTAAAGTTGGGTGCAGTGTTGATATGCACAAAATTTGTATTTaacacaaaatggtacaaggCCTCTTTCATTAACGCACATAGCAACATTTGGACtgtcaagtctttttttttgttttattttgtgtttgtttgcttttgctATTTCTCCCAACATTTCCTCTGTTGAATTTTATCCCCCCCTTCTCTTGGACTATCTATgtgattgttgttgtttgtgtacTCGTGTTACACAGAGGTAATCACATGCAAAATGAATGACACATTATTTTGtgcaattgatttatttttatagtaTTTAAAGCATTTTCTTTGGTGTGGACATACCaccagatgttttattttttggtgggGGACCATATAGGCATACTGTGGACAGCTTGATAGAGTCATGGACAAGAGAATGTCTACTAATAAAATCCTTAATTTCAATTATGGATGgtgacttttttgttttcaacaaAGTTTATAtgaaaaagaagagaaaatgttCTGCCCCAACAGAGAATATTTATATTTGTTATCTATTGCAATAGATGTTGGCCTCTCTTatttttagatttattttttaaaatgttgtatGCTGTATAAAGTATGCTTGACAAAATACAACCActttaaaaaaacagcaactAATAACTTGTTGAATATGTTAAGACCTTATTTTGATCAAAGGAACTCGAATACAATTAAAGTGTGAAATTTACAGGTTtgggcaaatgtcatttttttgttagaacattcaaaattttggaaaacaaCTCTTCATATTTGTCTTTGGCTAACATCTTCCAAGGTTACCGTTGTGATGTTTCATATGTTTGTATATATCAAAACGATGAGAAGCTCCATAAAGAATCCTTTAATGGTCCAATAAAACAATAGAATAAAGCAACGGTAAATGAATGAGTGCTTGATGGACTGCATGAGTATGAGTGATTTTAGCTGCCTCAGCAATAGATCATGTTAAGTCCAAAGTCAATTGGTTCTACTTTTCTATAAGACAATCATGCACAAATTTTGATTGTAATACAATATTATTTCAAAGGGTTTACAGTCATTCAAAATAGAATGCGTTTGATTTATATTGTGCTTTTCCTGGAGCACACTCAATGCGCTTACAGTGTATACATTACTTTATTCATACGCTCACACATTCACACTGGTGGTGGTAGTAAACTGCATTACGTAGCCACAGCTGGCCCCGGAGCAGGCTGACAGATGGGGAATATGAAAATTACAGTGGCGTGGATTAAGTTCAAATCCTGCCCAGTCTAATGTAGAGTTGTGATCATGAGAGGTTAATACGAAGGATCCCACGAAGCACTATTGTGTATTTGGTAAGTATCCCGCATACCAAATAAAATGTCCACATCAGGTTCgtatgtatttgtattttatttttcctgattgaaatgtatttttaggTCATAATtaatcattcatcacattacatGGCATGATGCACCAGGTCTACTACACCCATTTACAGGAGGAACACACAGAAACGTACACAAGGTTTTACAATGGGGAGAACAGGAAGTTTAGCTCATTGCACTTACAACAATGgacgttgttgttattattaggctctttttttttcatctccagCTTCATCAATTTTATCTACTAtataatcatgtttttttttacatttattgtcCATTTCCCCTCCAAATACCATGTGCCCACCCCAGAATTTACACGGAAGCCGGAAAAGTAACCCACCTTTTGTTTTGAATGGTATCGCATTTTACAAACACAACATTTATAGAAACTCTACAGAGATCAATGTCATCTTTCTCCATATctgattccattttttttcaatcaataTAATCAAACAGTCGGCACGAGCCAGCCACACACAATGCAAATGTTTGTCCTATACTCATTTGTCTGATCTTCAGCTCTCTTTGTTGAAGTTGTTTTTACACACAATTAAAGCGCACGTTTGGCTATAAGGAGGCTCAGGCTTGCATACGCTCCAACTTGTGTTGCCTTGTGGTGGTTTGCAAAAGCCCCCCACTCGTGCCTGCTTGTTTTATCATTGCTGACATTTACATGTTGAAAAGAACATGTCCATGATTGTGTCAAGTGGACTGGCTCTCATCCCTTATTTACACCGGGAACGAACCCCAAAGTATGGCAGCTCGTGAGGTGGAATGTCGACGAGGCTCAAAAAGTCAAGGGAAGGGGTTGAGTGGACTCTCTTTTCGGATTGCTGGGATAGGTGTCAATTCATGCATGCCGTTTCACTAATGATTCTTTATATGGacaatcaaacaaaaagactcccaTACAATTTGATAGCTTGTCTCATTTCGTCTCTGTTCCACTCCTGCTCACCTTAAACATCTCTTCATAAATATCTATTTATAATATGCAGTTATAATATTTCAAGGTCTTTTTCATGGAATGCTGCCCTATGTAGCACTGctgtaaaaacattttgaccattcacacatacaaggaaaaaaaaatctctgagcGACATTTACACGTGCACTTTTTCACGACTGTAAACTTATCCGTAAAAATTGTTGAATGCGGAACTTTTACGTTGGTCTTTTTCATGTCTGTAAAATCAAGAAAacaaaatttatttaaaaaaataaataatgtaaacatCATTTTAAAATGCAATCTAAGTAAAACTGGTCACTTATTGCTGAGGCTATCAAGAAACAGTATTACAAAGAAAAAAGTGTTAGTGACAGTTCACGACTTTGAACACTCCAAAATGTCAtctattccatttttttttattttgcacataAAGCAGAGTTGATGTGGTCATGGAGATTTATTTGAACCCTTTTCACATCCAAAGTAAATTTAATGTCAAAATGTGAATCATCTGCAATATGTGTGTTTAGTTGTCTACATTTGTGCTTCAAACATGCCGTGGGTTGGTGATTTTCACTCTCAAGTCTAGTCTATTACATTGCTAGAACTAGACAAGACACCAACAGAGTGCAGACAGCACAACTGCTTCGATGGCTTTCTTCGATGACTAGTATTACACTGTAGACTAAAAGCCCTTGCTGCGATGCATATTTAAGTCACCTCGAGTGGCTGATTGAGACAAGCAAATGTGAACTAGCGGTGGCCAGGCTACGAAATATCTATTTATTAGAAACCTCATAAAGATTCTATCTGTGTTTGAGAAAAAATATGTGTGATGACCTTTGATAGTTTCGCCAGCTGTGTATGAAATATTACTTTCCGCtcttccacattttttttaacgttagGGTTCAACGTCCTCCTTTCTGAAATACCCCCAACCGTACAGCATCCCCTATGATTATTAGAAAATAATTTCTTAAATACTCTCATTCATATTTCATAAAATATAGACTTCTTAAAGATGACTGATTTGTGCGCCAAACaaaaatagcaattttcttGAGCCCCATCTCCACCCCATTCtgacaaatacacattcttatCATAATACAGTTGACCCTCATATTATATTATGGGTCAAATAGACTCTTCTTCAAGTTAAAATGTTTTGGTATGAAACTTCTGCTCACGTGAAAACAACATACTGTATACTTTATATAACTGCCGGCTGATTTGATAAAACTGA is a window from the Syngnathus scovelli strain Florida chromosome 2, RoL_Ssco_1.2, whole genome shotgun sequence genome containing:
- the osbpl2b gene encoding oxysterol-binding protein-related protein 2b — translated: MSNEEEFFDAVTGLDSDESYEGVSESSYKDALVFDSSKNNGSKPQENGVKKHRTSLPAPMFSRSTISVWSILKKCIGMELSKITMPVVFNEPLSFLQRLTEYMEHTYLINRACSLSDSIERMQAVAAFAVSAVASQWERTGKPFNPLLGETYELTREEQGFRLLAEQVSHHPPVSAFHAESLSGDFVFHGSIYPKLKFWGKSVEAEPKGTITLELLKHNETYTWSNPNCCVHNIILGKLWIEQYGSVEIVNHSTGDKCVLNFKPCGMFGKELHKVEGYIQDKSKKKLCVIYGKWTECMWSIDPQSYEAHKKAEKKGDNRKQKRDEPVGSENDDADDMPEVQETVLVIPGSTLLWRIDPRPAHSAQMYNFTNFALSLNELEPGMEAILAPTDCRFRPDIRAMENGKMEEASQEKERLEEKQRAARKQRAKNEEEWSTRWFQLGTNPNTGAQDWNYSGGYFSRNYRDLPDIY